The Parus major isolate Abel chromosome 24, Parus_major1.1, whole genome shotgun sequence sequence GAGTGACGCTGCGCAACGGGACCCTGGAGCTGCGGGAGCTGCGGGTGGCCGCCCAGGGCCGCTTCCTCTGCCAGGGGCTCTTCCCAGAGCGGGGCCGGCTCCGTGTGGGCTACGCCGCCGTCCTCCTGCGTGTCCTGGGTAAGTCCCTGGCTGTGGCCAACCTGGGGAGACCcgctggccagcagcagccagcatcACACTCCCCTAGATGGTGGTCAAGCCCAGCCCCTTGCTCAGTAGCCAACAGAGCCATCCACTGGGCAGCAAAACACCCCCCTAGCCAACACAGGGCTCCCCAAGTCAATAAAGAGTAGCACAAGCCAGCATAGTGCCCCACTAGCCAATGCAGAGTCCCACTGGCCAACATGGTGGTTCGCTAGAAACTGTAGTACCCATCCACCAACAAAGGGCCCTCCTAGGCAGCAGAGTACCCTACTTGCCAACATAGTCTGCTACTAGCCAGCAAAGCATCCTACTAGCCAACGTAACACACTGCTAGCCAATATAGTATCCCATCAGCCAGGGTAGCTCAACATGAGCCAACATAGCACTCATCAGCCAACCCAGAGCCCCACTAGCCAGCAAACCTCCCTTGCCTCCAGCTAGTGCAGCCCCCTACTAGCCAACACAGCAGCCCACTAAGCCGCCTTCATTTCCTTGCCCTGGCTACCCAAGCATCCCACTGCCCCAAACTGGTCCCAGTAGCTACCCCACCTACATGCCCACAGCCAGGGTGTCCCTCACTAGCCTGCAGGTATCCTCGCTAGCCATccccctggctgctgtggcactTCACTGGCCAAGCAATCGTCTGGGAGATGGGTGGGCCCCGGGGTGCTCTGATGTCTGTGGGGGCCGCTCACACTCGGTGCCCCCAGTGCCTGTCTCCAAGCCCTTCGTGCGGCCcacggcggcggcggcagcggaGGGGGCAGCGGTGACCCTGACGTGCACTGTGCGGGAGGGGACGGAGCCGCTGAGCTtctcctggcagcaccaggagccccGGGGGGGTCCCTCAGTGACCCCTGCGGCGCTGGGGGGCTCCAGGGCGGAACTGCAGCTGACACCTGCCAACCGCAGCCACACGGGCTGGTACATCTGCACCGTGCACAACGAGGTCAACAACCACACCAGCGACCCCGTCTACCTGGACATCGTCTGTGAGTGCCTGGGGTGCCACCCACCTCAGGGGGGGCCTCAGCCACCAGCTGGGGGGACATCTTCAGGACTGGTGACATCCATAGCGTGTCTGTGGCCACCATAATGCTCCGTGGTTTGTCCATGGCCACTGAGCACCTTGCCACCATGGCATGTCCATAGCTACCGTGGAACATCCATGGACAGATTGTATCCTGCCACCATGATGCCTCCGTGGCCACCACTATGTCTCTATGGCCACCATGGTATGGCTTGTTGTTGCTTTGACGTGTTCATGGGTGGCCACCACGATGCATCCGTGGCCCCTGTGCATCACAGTGTGCTCACAGCCCCCATGATGGGGACCCTTTCTAAGGGGGCTTTGCTGCCCTGCTTCCCACCAGGGGGAGGAAGCCCCAGGgagggctgtgtcccctctgtgggGACATCCCTGTCTAAAGGgccccatgtccccacagaTGGCCCTGATGAGCCGGCCATCCGTGTGGAGCCCTTCTCCCCCGAACAGGGGGGCTTCTCTGCGGGCGAGCGGGAGGACgtggtgctgagctgcctgGCCCCCTCCAACCCCCCCAGCCGCTACGTCTGGCTGCACAACGGCTCCCAGGTGCACATCGGCCAGACCTATGTGATCACTGCCATCGCCCGCGCCCAGGCGGGCACATACACCTGCCTGGCCGAGAACAGCCACCTGCAGACCCGCACCCAGGCCACCATCATCCTCACCGTCTACTGTAAGTAACCCCGCGGGGGGGGCTGTAGGTCCCCACGGGGTGAGACGGACCAGCGTGGCTCCCTGGTGAGGATGTGGGTGGGAGGGGCAATTtgaggtggggctgggggggaacCCACGCTCTCCCCCAGTGCCGATGGTCTCCTGCAGTTCCACCAGCCgggagccccagctgctctgccctggcctCCGAGGATCAGCGGGATGTGGCCCTGCGCTGCCGCTGGCTGGGGGGCTTCCCCCTGGCCCGGCTGCGCTGGCTGGGCccccaggaggaggaggaggaggaggaggaggaggaagaggggtTGATGGGGACCAGTTTTTCCATGGCCACCAGGATCCAGCCAGGGGCAGCCACCAGGAACggcagctccttctcctgcctggCCTCCCATCCCGCGCTGCCACTGGGGGCTGCATGTGGGACCACCCTGTGTGAGTGACAACGGGCCCATGTGCCCCCAAGCCCTTTCTGACCCCCGgtgtcacagcagagctgcaatgACCCCGTGCCGTGGCCAAACCACGGGATGGGCAGTCCGGGGCGCTGCTGCCTTCCTGGCAGCTTCAGCACCTAAACGGGGGACGCTGTGGCACAGCCGGGATTGCCAAACCCCTCTCGCCTTGGGAGGGGGTGTGTCTCATTTTTTGGGGTGCTTTGGCACAGCATGGCACTGTCCCGCTCTGACACCGCTCCATCCCACAGGGGTCCCGTCCGGCAGCCCCACCTGCGCGGCGGCGGCCACCAAGGGTGACGAGTACGTGATGCTGCGGTGCCGCTGGGAGGGGGGCACGCCGCTCGTCACCCTGCGCTGGCGGGACAGTGCGGGCCGGACCTTGGGCGAGCCCGCAGCCTCCAGCGCCGTGCTGGTGCTGAGCACGGACGGCAGCCTGGGGGGCCGGGAGTTCGTCTGTTCGGCCGCACACCCGCTGcgggccgccgccgccgagTGCCGCCTGAGGCTGGGTAAGCTGGAACCGGCCCCAGCGCGCCCACCGTGCCTCGGAGGGGTGCCACGGCCCTGGCGACACCGTTCCCCCTTCTGGCCGAGCAGAGGTGCCCGAGCTGGAGGCGGAGAGCGAGGTGGCGGTGCTGGAGGGCGGCGAGGCACGGCTCGCCTGCCGGCAGCGTGGCAGCGGTGCCGGGCTCGGTGCCACGGTGGCTTGGTACGACCCAAAGCAGCGGGAGGTGACGCCGGGGCTGGCCAAATacctgctggaggagggggaaaCGTGGGTCAACCTCACGGTCCGGGATGCTGAGTGGCCGGGGGACAGCGGGACCTACCGCTGCACCGCGACCAATGCCgtgggcactgccagcctccCCGTCCGCCTCCGCGTGGACCGTGAGTCCTGGGACGGGCAAGGGTGGGCTGGGGGCATCAAGGGTGGGCTGGGGGCATCAAGGGTGGGCTGAGGGCATCTAGCCCCTCCTGCCATCTCGCTGCAGGGTACCCAGCCCCGCCCAACGTCACCATCAGTAAGCTGCGGTACACGCGGGCGCGCACCGAGGTGCGGCTGGAGTGGCGGACGCAGGGCGCCGGTAACCTCACCGGCTTCGTGGTGCAGCGGCGCAGAACCAAGAAGCCCCTCCGGGAggctcccagcccctgggaaACAGCCGCCGGAGACATCGAGCCGCACTCCCGGGACCGGCGCCTGGGGGGGCTGGACCCCGCGGTGCTCTATGCTTTCCGCGTCCTGGCCGTCAACCACCGCACGGCCGGGCACCCCTCCGAGGTGCAGACGCCAGGTGAagtgggcaggggctgctgctccgTGGGGGCAGAGCAAGGGTTGAGTGGAGAAGGGCAGCGTTTCcatcctgctggagctgaggagcCGAGTGTGAGCAGCCGTCAGTAGGTTTCAGGCGCAGGCTCGCACCTTCCCTGGCCTCGCTGGGCTCTGCCCGTCCCTGTTGCCTGCCATGTTCCCTCTGCTCTCTTCCAGCCGAGCCTCCCTTCGAGGCCTACCCGGCGGTGACGGGGGCGGCGGTGGCAGGGATGCTGGTGGCCACCGCAGCATCGCTCCTGGCCGTGCACTGCATCGCCCGCCACCGGGACAGCCTCCCGCGTGAGtgccggggctgcgggggctCATCGGGACCACGACCCCCGGCACCCACAGCTCACAGCCCTCTgtctccccagggctgcacgACCTGCTGTTCCGCACGTGAGTGTCCAAATCCCTGTGCCCAAATCCCCGTGCCCAAATCCCCGTGCCCAAATCCCCGTGTCCAAATCCCCGTGCCCAAATCCCCGTGCCCAAATCCCTGTGCCCAAATCCCCGTGCCCAAATCCCNNNNNNNNNNNNNNNNNNNNNTCCCCGTGCCCAAATCCCAGTGTCCAAATCCCCGTGCCCAAATCCCCGTGCCCAAATCCCCGTGCCCAAATCCCAGTGCCCAAATCCCAGTGCCCAAATCCCTGTGCCCAAATCCCAGTGTCCAAATCCCCGTGCCCAAATCCCTGTGCCCAAATCCCTGTGCCCAAATCCCTGTGCCCCGCTGCTCCCGTGCCCGGACACCGGCCAGACCCCGCGTGTCCCCCCAGGGCTGGTCCCGGCGCCCAGGAGCCCGTGGGCACAGCGGAGGATGCTGAAGCAGCCGCAGGCGGGGATGAGGAAGCCAGGCCAGCACAGGGAGACTCGTCTGCCCCGGGCACGGCAGCAGCTGCcgaagcagcagcagcagcagcagaaggggaCCCGTCTGTCCCCAGCACGGCCGCAGGTACCGGGGCGAGCTGAGGCTGAGCCCCCTGCCCCGCTGAGCCTCTGCCCACCTGCGGCACTCGGCCCCCACCCCTTGCAGAGCCGCTCTCGGCAGCACCAGGCACCACCGAGGAGCCACCAGTTAATGTCACCATCACCGTGACGGCGACACCGTGACCGCTCCGGCTTTTGctctttatttcccttccctcctctcttccacACCACGGGACGGCAGCACCCACCTGTGCCGTGCTGGGCTGCGAGGCAGCTGGCTCCAAATGCAGCACCCGGTGAAAGCCCCTCCAGCTCAGGCTCAGGCCTGTAGTTACTGCTGgagctaaaataaatatttaggcTACAATAAATAGTTTCTCACCGATGGCAGAAAAAAAGCCTGAGGGCTGAAGCGCCGCTCTCAGCCCCAGGCATCGACAGGGGATGCTGCtttggggctgtgctgagctttCTGTGGTGCAAAAACAGCCACAAAGCTTTTTGTGGGAAGGGGCCTCATCTTCACTCCAAAATCCCCAGTTTCAGGCAGAACTGCAGGAGGTTAAGAATAGTGTTTTGAGATGGTTTTTCCCTGCATTGGTGCAAGCATGAAGGGAAGCAGGCTCCAGGTAAAGTGTCAGGCAGTTACCAGCT is a genomic window containing:
- the VSIG10L2 gene encoding V-set and immunoglobulin domain-containing protein 10-like 2; protein product: MDPVPAAGAGGGRCPGAGQPLAAGEAAYEEWRATGVRGRAVEMSCGPAAAAPPAVVFWSFTPQGEGLPRAVAVGSGREVAVAPGTGMLGRVTLRNGTLELRELRVAAQGRFLCQGLFPERGRLRVGYAAVLLRVLVPVSKPFVRPTAAAAAEGAAVTLTCTVREGTEPLSFSWQHQEPRGGPSVTPAALGGSRAELQLTPANRSHTGWYICTVHNEVNNHTSDPVYLDIVYGPDEPAIRVEPFSPEQGGFSAGEREDVVLSCLAPSNPPSRYVWLHNGSQVHIGQTYVITAIARAQAGTYTCLAENSHLQTRTQATIILTVYFPPAGSPSCSALASEDQRDVALRCRWLGGFPLARLRWLGPQEEEEEEEEEEEGLMGTSFSMATRIQPGAATRNGSSFSCLASHPALPLGAACGTTLWVPSGSPTCAAAATKGDEYVMLRCRWEGGTPLVTLRWRDSAGRTLGEPAASSAVLVLSTDGSLGGREFVCSAAHPLRAAAAECRLRLEVPELEAESEVAVLEGGEARLACRQRGSGAGLGATVAWYDPKQREVTPGLAKYLLEEGETWVNLTVRDAEWPGDSGTYRCTATNAVGTASLPVRLRVDRYPAPPNVTISKLRYTRARTEVRLEWRTQGAGNLTGFVVQRRRTKKPLREAPSPWETAAGDIEPHSRDRRLGGLDPAVLYAFRVLAVNHRTAGHPSEVQTPAEPPFEAYPAVTGAAVAGMLVATAASLLAVHCIARHRDSLPRLHDLLFRTAGPGAQEPVGTAEDAEAAAGGDEEARPAQGDSSAPGTAAAAEAAAAAAEGDPSVPSTAAEPLSAAPGTTEEPPVNVTITVTATP